Proteins encoded by one window of Candidatus Methylomirabilis sp.:
- a CDS encoding glycine betaine ABC transporter substrate-binding protein, producing the protein MILINFWIAHRADMLGAIAQHLLLTLVATVAAIAIAVPLGIVAARRPRLGAVLLTFANIAQTVPSLAMFGFLVALPLIGGVGARSALIVLILYALLPVMRNTVAGIQGIDRAARDAGVALGMTPQQLLLQVELPLAMPTMVAGVRVAAVVGVGAATIAAAIGAGGLGDYIFRGLSMTEPTLILAGAVPAALLALTVDASLGWLERAMTPGAAQSRRVTARALTAVGIVLALIVTGSFAISGRWGSRVIIGSKNFSEQVILGELLAQVIERTTDLRVERRLNLGGTFIADQALRSGAIDAYVEYTGTALTAIFHQPVARDHADVLARVTAAYTETGRTVLSPLGFNNTFAILIRAAEARRLNLKTISDAAPHTPSWKAAFGYEFLEREDGYKGLVQTYRLRFSETPHVMDLTLSYRALAGGSVDLIAGEATSGLIKGLDLYMLEDDRHYFPPYHAIPVVRTETLAAHPELRTAIERLAGRISEKVMRQMNYDVDVGHRDAAVVAREFLDRLGLQSPAR; encoded by the coding sequence GTGATACTGATTAACTTCTGGATCGCCCATCGGGCCGACATGCTGGGCGCGATTGCTCAGCATCTGCTGCTTACGCTGGTTGCGACCGTCGCGGCGATCGCTATCGCGGTCCCGCTCGGGATCGTGGCGGCGCGACGCCCTCGACTGGGCGCGGTGCTGCTGACTTTCGCCAATATCGCTCAGACGGTGCCCAGTCTCGCTATGTTCGGATTCCTGGTGGCGCTGCCGCTGATTGGGGGAGTCGGCGCCCGCAGTGCCCTCATCGTGCTTATCCTCTATGCGCTACTGCCGGTCATGCGCAACACGGTCGCCGGTATCCAGGGGATCGATCGGGCGGCTCGGGATGCGGGTGTGGCTCTTGGGATGACACCGCAACAGTTGCTGCTGCAGGTCGAGTTGCCGCTGGCGATGCCGACGATGGTAGCGGGGGTGCGGGTGGCCGCGGTGGTCGGCGTGGGCGCCGCCACGATTGCCGCCGCCATCGGCGCCGGAGGGCTCGGCGACTATATCTTCCGGGGTCTCTCCATGACCGAGCCGACCCTGATCCTGGCGGGCGCGGTGCCGGCTGCGCTCCTCGCCCTTACGGTGGACGCCTCACTCGGATGGCTCGAGCGCGCCATGACACCGGGGGCTGCCCAATCGCGGCGCGTGACGGCCCGGGCCCTGACAGCCGTCGGGATCGTCCTGGCACTGATCGTGACGGGTAGCTTCGCCATCTCTGGGCGCTGGGGCTCTCGAGTCATCATCGGGTCGAAAAATTTTTCCGAACAGGTCATCCTCGGCGAGCTCTTGGCCCAGGTGATCGAGCGGACAACCGATCTCAGGGTTGAGCGTCGTCTCAATCTCGGCGGCACGTTCATCGCCGATCAGGCGCTCCGCTCCGGCGCCATCGACGCCTACGTCGAGTACACGGGAACGGCTCTGACCGCGATCTTTCATCAACCGGTGGCTCGGGATCATGCGGATGTGCTCGCGCGCGTCACTGCAGCGTATACGGAGACCGGTCGCACAGTCCTGTCGCCCCTCGGCTTCAATAATACCTTCGCGATCCTCATTCGAGCCGCCGAGGCGCGGCGACTCAACCTCAAAACAATCAGCGATGCGGCGCCGCATACGCCAAGCTGGAAGGCCGCCTTCGGATACGAATTCCTGGAACGCGAGGACGGCTACAAAGGACTGGTACAGACCTACAGGCTGCGATTTAGTGAGACGCCGCATGTGATGGATCTGACGCTGAGCTACCGCGCGCTTGCCGGCGGCTCTGTCGATCTGATCGCCGGCGAGGCGACCAGTGGGCTGATCAAGGGGCTCGATCTGTACATGCTCGAGGATGACCGGCACTATTTCCCGCCCTACCACGCCATTCCCGTCGTCCGAACAGAAACGCTGGCAGCTCACCCGGAGCTTCGAACGGCAATCGAGCGATTAGCAGGACGGATCTCGGAGAAGGTGATGCGACAGATGAACTACGATGTGGATGTCGGCCACCGCGATGCCGCAGTCGTCGCGCGGGAGTTCCTTGACCGACTTGGGTTACAATCGCCGGCCCGGTGA
- the nth gene encoding endonuclease III, whose product MIKSKPQKSDIRTATPAKAKQIVVVLEQTYPGSHVTLDFKNPFQLLIATILAAQCTDERVNQVTKGLFKQYPTPKSFADAEPVELEEAIRSTGFYRNKARNIIGCCKKLVEEFGGQVPQTMNELITLSGVWRKTANIVLGNAFGITEGIAVDTHVTRVANRLGLAASDKPDEIEAQLCRIIPKEKWTLLTHLLVFHGRAVCTAKRPDCPHCPVRHLCPWPDKTT is encoded by the coding sequence GTGATCAAGTCGAAGCCGCAAAAAAGCGATATCCGTACTGCTACCCCCGCCAAAGCCAAGCAGATCGTGGTCGTCCTTGAGCAAACCTACCCTGGTTCCCACGTGACGCTGGATTTCAAGAATCCGTTTCAATTGTTGATCGCCACGATCCTGGCCGCCCAATGTACCGACGAGCGTGTCAATCAAGTCACGAAGGGGCTGTTTAAACAGTATCCAACGCCGAAGTCGTTTGCCGATGCCGAGCCGGTGGAGCTGGAGGAGGCGATCCGATCGACGGGCTTTTACCGCAACAAGGCCAGGAATATCATTGGCTGCTGCAAGAAGCTGGTCGAGGAGTTCGGCGGGCAGGTGCCGCAGACGATGAATGAGTTGATTACGCTGTCAGGCGTGTGGCGCAAGACCGCCAACATCGTTCTGGGCAACGCCTTCGGCATTACCGAGGGGATTGCGGTGGACACCCATGTCACGCGGGTAGCCAACCGCCTCGGCCTGGCCGCCAGCGACAAGCCGGATGAGATCGAAGCTCAGCTCTGCCGGATCATCCCAAAGGAGAAGTGGACCCTCCTCACCCACCTGCTCGTCTTCCACGGCCGGGCCGTCTGCACCGCCAAGCGACCCGACTGCCCCCACTGCCCAGTCCGCCACCTCTGCCCCTGGCCGGACAAAACCACATGA
- a CDS encoding dihydroorotate dehydrogenase, translated as MVSRAKQPDLSVTVAGIAMQNPVMTASGTFGYAQEFEPFLDLSRLGAIVVKTITLRPRAGAQPPRIVETPAGMLNAIGLQNVGLQAFIEEKLPYLRKLGPPIIVNIAGESIEDYVELAKRLSDQEGISGIELNISCPNVADGLVFGCNAILANKLVACVRQATRLPLIPKLSPNVTDVAEMARALADGGADAFSLINTLIGMAIDVRSRRPKLGNVTGGLSGPAIRPIAVRMVWEVARTVKLPLIGMGGIMTADDALEFLIAGATAVAVGTANFTSPSSAERIIDGIEAYLVRHKVSRVTDLIGSLDLSGTPRETAG; from the coding sequence GTGGTGAGCCGCGCCAAACAGCCGGATCTGAGCGTGACCGTCGCGGGAATTGCGATGCAAAATCCGGTGATGACTGCCTCCGGGACGTTTGGCTATGCTCAGGAGTTTGAGCCTTTCCTGGACCTCTCACGTCTGGGGGCCATCGTCGTCAAGACCATCACGCTGCGTCCACGAGCCGGGGCCCAGCCTCCACGGATCGTCGAGACCCCGGCCGGGATGCTCAATGCCATTGGTCTTCAGAACGTTGGTCTGCAAGCCTTCATCGAGGAGAAACTGCCCTACCTCAGGAAGTTGGGCCCCCCGATCATCGTTAATATCGCCGGCGAGTCGATCGAGGACTACGTTGAACTGGCGAAGAGGCTGAGCGATCAGGAGGGAATCAGCGGGATCGAGTTGAACATCTCATGCCCCAATGTAGCCGACGGCCTGGTCTTCGGCTGCAATGCCATACTGGCCAACAAGCTGGTCGCGTGTGTGCGACAGGCCACTCGACTCCCACTTATTCCGAAGCTCTCCCCGAACGTCACTGATGTTGCTGAGATGGCAAGGGCACTGGCGGATGGCGGGGCTGATGCGTTCTCCCTCATCAACACGCTGATCGGTATGGCCATCGACGTGCGAAGTCGGCGGCCGAAGCTCGGCAATGTGACCGGCGGGCTCTCCGGCCCCGCCATCCGGCCAATCGCTGTCCGAATGGTGTGGGAGGTCGCCCGAACGGTCAAGCTGCCGCTGATCGGGATGGGCGGGATCATGACGGCCGACGATGCGCTGGAGTTCCTGATCGCCGGTGCGACCGCCGTCGCAGTCGGGACCGCCAACTTCACCTCGCCGAGCAGCGCCGAGCGAATCATCGATGGCATCGAGGCGTATCTCGTCCGCCACAAGGTTAGCCGCGTCACTGATCTGATCGGGTCCTTGGATCTCAGCGGCACTCCTCGGGAGACAGCAGGGTGA
- a CDS encoding aminotransferase class IV codes for MAVVYLNGRYVQAERAKVSAFDRGFSYGDGLFETIRAYAGWVFSLECHLARLKKGADQIGIPFKGDVGEWRQVMSKLLRRNRLQAVDASLRLTVTRGPDVLGSLLPSDAPSSPTLLLVARPLDAGIAERQQVGIGVITVHWGSPFNPLQIKSLDYLYNMLAMAQARREGAQEALFVDHDDCVVEGATSNLFSFSKGVLTTPPLSSGLLPGITRDVIIELAKKDGLRVSEAPVHLNDLLVTDEAFLTGSLKEIMPLIFVDGSKISTGSPGPVTQHLQKCYRAAVEKERTRAHVGAHCVRPCGA; via the coding sequence ATGGCCGTTGTCTATCTGAACGGGCGCTACGTGCAGGCTGAGCGGGCAAAGGTGTCAGCGTTCGACCGAGGGTTCTCGTATGGCGACGGCCTCTTCGAAACGATTCGAGCATATGCCGGGTGGGTCTTTAGCCTCGAATGCCACCTTGCTCGCCTCAAGAAGGGCGCCGATCAGATCGGGATTCCGTTCAAAGGTGACGTGGGTGAGTGGCGGCAGGTGATGAGTAAGCTGCTCCGGCGCAATCGCCTTCAGGCTGTTGATGCCTCTTTGCGGCTGACGGTGACGAGAGGCCCGGACGTGCTCGGTTCCCTCCTGCCTTCTGATGCCCCCTCCTCGCCCACATTGCTGCTGGTTGCCAGGCCCCTGGACGCGGGAATCGCCGAACGTCAACAGGTCGGAATCGGCGTGATCACGGTTCACTGGGGAAGCCCATTCAACCCGCTTCAGATCAAGTCGCTCGACTACCTCTATAACATGCTGGCAATGGCCCAAGCGCGCCGTGAAGGGGCTCAGGAGGCCCTGTTTGTCGATCACGATGACTGCGTCGTCGAGGGAGCCACGAGTAACCTGTTCTCATTCTCGAAAGGGGTATTGACAACCCCTCCTTTAAGCTCTGGACTCTTGCCAGGAATTACCCGGGATGTGATTATCGAGCTGGCTAAGAAAGATGGTCTGAGGGTCAGCGAAGCCCCGGTTCATCTCAACGATCTCCTCGTGACTGACGAAGCGTTCCTGACCGGTTCCCTGAAGGAGATCATGCCGCTTATCTTCGTTGATGGCAGCAAGATCAGTACCGGCAGTCCTGGCCCTGTGACGCAACATCTCCAAAAATGCTACCGGGCAGCCGTCGAAAAGGAACGGACGCGGGCGCATGTAGGGGCGCACTGCGTGCGCCCGTGCGGGGCATGA
- the pabB gene encoding aminodeoxychorismate synthase component I, translating into MTPSSSIPAPRVPHHSFDLLTEEVPNPPVLTDLFGLVAARPGSSLLDADPWAVNRWRATCFGYDPFLTFSAKGQEITISLQGELRRLTGDPFRHLQTLLQQFGDTAPIREFPGAGAIGYFGYDLRHHLETVPAVAVDDLGLPDCVIHFYDLLFWFEPGTGQLLVTSSGLPLPPGAEREQRARKRLQEGLDLIRRARLAGSVPPELPHTEAPLESNMSKTHYFKALEAVLEYIAAGDIYQANISQRFAAYFSGDPWALYRRLRSRFPASFGAYLHCGPFQVLSNSPERFLLVEGNRISTCPIKGTRPRGMTVEEDARIIGQLRRDPKERAEHVMIVDLERNDLGRICQVGSVHVEQFETIETYHTLHHMVSTVAGILEEGTDPIDCLRATFPGGSITGAPKIRAMEVIDEVEPTARGLYTGAIGFIGFSGAMELNIAIRTAIVTGGRIYFQTGGGIVADSSPAREYEETLLKAETFFRTLGVGAGFGR; encoded by the coding sequence ATGACCCCGTCGTCTTCTATTCCCGCTCCTCGCGTTCCACACCACTCTTTCGACCTCCTCACAGAGGAAGTTCCGAATCCGCCGGTCCTCACGGATCTTTTCGGTCTGGTCGCCGCCCGGCCAGGCTCCAGCCTCCTGGATGCTGACCCTTGGGCTGTCAATCGCTGGCGGGCTACGTGCTTCGGCTATGATCCGTTCCTTACCTTCTCGGCGAAAGGACAGGAAATTACCATCTCGCTCCAGGGTGAGCTACGCCGACTCACCGGTGATCCCTTCCGGCACCTTCAGACGCTTCTCCAGCAATTTGGTGACACCGCGCCTATCCGGGAATTTCCAGGCGCCGGCGCCATCGGCTACTTTGGGTACGATCTCCGACACCATCTCGAAACAGTGCCGGCTGTGGCGGTGGACGACCTTGGGCTGCCGGACTGCGTGATCCATTTTTACGACCTCCTCTTCTGGTTCGAACCGGGAACGGGCCAGCTTCTCGTCACCTCATCCGGCTTACCGCTCCCCCCAGGCGCCGAGCGGGAGCAAAGGGCTCGGAAGCGGTTACAGGAAGGCCTTGACCTGATTCGACGGGCCCGGCTCGCCGGTAGCGTGCCGCCCGAGTTACCGCATACCGAGGCCCCCCTTGAAAGCAACATGTCAAAGACGCACTACTTCAAGGCGCTGGAGGCGGTGCTAGAGTACATCGCGGCGGGCGACATCTATCAGGCCAACATCTCGCAGCGCTTCGCCGCTTACTTCTCGGGTGACCCCTGGGCCCTCTACCGGCGCCTGCGGAGCCGCTTCCCTGCGTCCTTTGGGGCGTATCTGCACTGTGGTCCCTTTCAGGTGCTGTCCAACTCCCCGGAACGGTTCCTGCTGGTGGAAGGGAACCGGATCTCGACTTGTCCAATCAAGGGGACACGCCCTCGCGGGATGACGGTAGAGGAGGATGCGCGCATCATTGGTCAATTGCGCCGCGATCCCAAGGAGCGCGCCGAGCATGTCATGATCGTGGACTTAGAGCGGAACGATCTGGGCAGGATATGTCAGGTCGGTTCCGTGCATGTGGAGCAATTCGAGACGATCGAAACCTATCACACCCTCCACCATATGGTCTCAACCGTGGCAGGCATCCTCGAGGAGGGGACAGATCCGATCGACTGTCTGCGGGCCACATTTCCTGGCGGCTCTATCACCGGAGCCCCCAAGATCCGCGCGATGGAGGTGATCGACGAGGTGGAGCCGACGGCTCGTGGCCTCTACACCGGGGCGATCGGGTTCATCGGGTTCTCCGGCGCGATGGAGTTGAACATCGCTATTCGAACGGCCATCGTAACAGGCGGACGGATCTATTTCCAGACCGGCGGCGGAATCGTGGCTGATTCCTCACCGGCACGGGAGTACGAGGAGACGTTATTAAAGGCCGAAACCTTCTTTCGGACCCTCGGCGTCGGCGCTGGCTTTGGGAGGTAA